The following proteins come from a genomic window of Streptococcus oralis:
- a CDS encoding GlsB/YeaQ/YmgE family stress response membrane protein: MLGSMFVGLLVGLLAGALTNRGESMGCFGKMFLGWIGAFLGHLLFGTWGPILAGTAVIPAVLGAMIVLAIFWERGS, translated from the coding sequence ATGCTTGGAAGTATGTTTGTCGGTCTCTTAGTAGGACTCTTGGCAGGTGCTTTGACCAATCGTGGAGAGAGCATGGGATGCTTTGGAAAAATGTTTCTCGGCTGGATTGGTGCCTTTTTGGGCCACTTGCTCTTTGGGACTTGGGGACCAATTCTAGCGGGAACAGCTGTTATTCCTGCTGTTTTAGGCGCTATGATTGTCTTAGCTATCTTCTGGGAAAGAGGAAGTTAG
- a CDS encoding sigma-70 family RNA polymerase sigma factor codes for MNLKELYEESKGIVHKCRKEYHLHLWEKEDWDQEGMLCLYELVSHHPELLVGERHRLYVCFKTKFRNRILDYIRKQESHKRRFDKEPYEEVSEISHRLGEKGLRLDDYYLFHELLKTYKSKQSMEKQELVDRLMGGEVFRGRKALLRELSLIFSEFR; via the coding sequence ATGAATCTAAAAGAATTATACGAAGAAAGCAAAGGAATCGTTCATAAGTGCCGCAAAGAATACCATTTACATCTGTGGGAGAAAGAGGACTGGGACCAGGAGGGGATGCTGTGCCTGTATGAACTGGTCAGTCACCATCCAGAATTGCTAGTGGGTGAACGACACCGACTATATGTCTGCTTTAAAACCAAATTCCGCAATCGTATCCTAGATTACATCCGTAAACAGGAAAGTCACAAGCGCCGTTTCGACAAAGAACCCTATGAAGAGGTGAGTGAGATTAGCCATCGTCTAGGAGAAAAAGGACTCAGACTGGATGATTATTATCTCTTTCACGAACTTCTAAAGACTTACAAATCAAAGCAGAGTATGGAAAAACAAGAGTTAGTGGACCGTCTCATGGGAGGGGAAGTCTTCAGAGGACGTAAAGCTCTTCTAAGAGAACTTTCCCTTATCTTTTCAGAATTTCGATAA
- a CDS encoding aminopeptidase has translation MVLPNFKENLEKYAKLLVANGINVQPGHTLALSIDVEQRELAHLIVKEAYALGAHEVIVQWTDDVINREKFLHAPMERLDNVPEYKIAEMNYLLENKASRLGVRSSDPGALNGVDADKLSASAKAMGLAMKPMRIATQSNKVSWTVAAAAGLEWAKKVFPNAASDEEAVDLLWDQIFKTCRVYEEDPVKAWEEHAAILKSKAEMLNKEQFSALHYTAPGTDLTLGLPKNHVWESAGAINAQGEGFLPNMPTEEVFTAPDFRRADGYVTSTKPLSYNGNIIEGIKVTFKDGQIVDITAEKGDQVMKDLVFENAGARALGECALVPDPSPISQSGITFFNTLFDENASNHLAIGAAYATSVVGGAEMSEEELEAAGLNRSDVHVDFMIGSSQMDIDGIREDGTRVPLFRNGDWAI, from the coding sequence ATGGTTTTACCAAATTTTAAAGAAAATCTAGAAAAATATGCTAAATTGTTGGTTGCGAACGGAATTAACGTGCAACCTGGTCATACCTTGGCTCTCTCTATCGATGTGGAGCAGCGTGAGTTGGCGCATTTGATCGTGAAGGAAGCTTATGCCCTGGGCGCGCATGAGGTCATCGTTCAGTGGACAGATGATGTGATCAACCGTGAGAAATTCCTCCACGCGCCGATGGAGCGTTTGGACAATGTGCCAGAATACAAGATTGCTGAGATGAACTATCTCTTGGAGAACAAGGCTAGCCGTCTTGGTGTCCGTTCTTCTGATCCAGGTGCCTTGAACGGAGTGGACGCTGACAAGCTTTCAGCTTCTGCTAAAGCTATGGGACTTGCCATGAAGCCAATGCGTATCGCAACGCAATCCAACAAGGTTAGCTGGACTGTAGCAGCCGCTGCTGGACTTGAATGGGCTAAGAAAGTCTTTCCAAATGCTGCGAGCGATGAAGAAGCAGTCGATCTCCTTTGGGACCAAATCTTCAAAACTTGCCGTGTCTACGAAGAAGATCCCGTGAAGGCTTGGGAAGAGCATGCAGCTATCCTTAAGAGCAAGGCGGAAATGCTTAATAAAGAGCAATTCTCAGCCCTTCACTACACAGCGCCAGGGACAGATTTGACACTTGGTTTGCCTAAGAATCACGTTTGGGAATCAGCTGGTGCTATCAATGCACAGGGCGAAGGGTTCTTACCAAATATGCCAACAGAAGAAGTCTTTACGGCTCCTGACTTCCGTCGTGCAGATGGTTATGTAACCTCTACAAAACCACTTAGCTATAACGGAAATATCATCGAAGGGATTAAAGTGACCTTCAAGGATGGACAAATCGTAGACATCACTGCTGAGAAGGGTGATCAGGTCATGAAAGACCTTGTCTTTGAAAATGCGGGTGCTCGTGCCTTGGGGGAATGTGCCTTGGTACCAGATCCAAGCCCAATTTCTCAGTCAGGCATTACCTTCTTTAATACCCTTTTCGACGAAAATGCGTCAAACCACTTGGCTATCGGTGCTGCCTATGCGACCAGCGTTGTTGGTGGAGCAGAGATGAGCGAAGAAGAGCTTGAAGCTGCAGGGCTTAACCGCTCAGATGTTCACGTGGACTTTATGATTGGTTCTAGTCAAATGGATATCGATGGTATCCGTGAGGATGGAACACGCGTGCCCCTCTTCCGTAATGGAGACTGGGCAATTTAA
- a CDS encoding HAD-IC family P-type ATPase has product MKYLSSQDIKDRQRNISDIKPYKTTKEIVVSNIFTFFNAMNLALAVLVATTLRFENMLFLGVIAINTAIGIFQEVRSKNALEKLSLLGKSKYKVNRDGQTIEIDPEDIVLGEYLHLNLGDQVPVDAEVLEGTIEVDESLLTGESDSVFKTAGDKLMSGSNVVSGTCLVTATAVGPDSYINKLAKSSKEFKKYPSQLRDYMDKILKIVSILLVPVAILLYVRGFSLGRSYVEIVLGSSGALVGMIPEGLILLVSVSLAVAAMKLAKKKVLVQELYCVETLARVDILCFDKTGTITTGNMKVQEMDANVAEKLSSYLAYFEDENATSRALKTYLTCEKKWEVQEVGAFSSKNKYSFVQVKDSGTYFFGAYEFLGFTQPMDAYYEHLKQQGFRILTLAHSKDQITSPANMELLGHVVLSDEIKDNTKETFDYFESQGVEVKIISGDNHVAVYGVARKAGFKEEARAIDMTKVSDDDFERVVLEHEIFGRVTPEQKQKMVSILQNAGKTVAMSGDGVNDVLALKKADISFAMKGATSAAKSVSNIVFLTDDFAVFYDILMEGRRVINNIQKVASLFLTKTFFSIVFAILSVVFGLEFAFIPIQFTIISAITIGIPSFFLTFESNKEKVSTHFMRDILTNAAIGGGVLVASVLLTNFFITVPGQVKFICFLLALINGLCLVAKVSLPFNRYKMLLLTFLSLAALVGVLANTFILQGAFVPLEAKQLLYVAILAVVIGCFHYLTRRKS; this is encoded by the coding sequence ATGAAGTATTTAAGCAGTCAAGACATCAAGGATCGTCAACGAAATATCAGCGACATTAAACCCTACAAAACAACCAAGGAAATCGTCGTTTCAAATATCTTTACCTTCTTTAATGCCATGAACCTGGCTCTGGCAGTTCTGGTAGCCACAACCTTGCGATTTGAGAACATGCTCTTTTTAGGTGTGATTGCTATCAATACAGCTATCGGGATTTTCCAAGAAGTGCGTTCAAAAAATGCTTTGGAAAAGCTAAGTTTGCTTGGTAAAAGTAAGTACAAGGTCAATCGAGATGGTCAAACGATCGAGATTGATCCAGAAGACATCGTTCTGGGGGAATATCTGCATCTCAATCTGGGAGATCAGGTACCTGTCGATGCAGAAGTGCTTGAAGGAACGATCGAAGTGGATGAGTCCTTGCTGACTGGTGAGAGTGATTCAGTCTTTAAAACAGCAGGTGACAAGCTGATGAGCGGAAGCAATGTCGTTAGCGGTACTTGTCTGGTCACGGCGACGGCGGTCGGACCCGATAGTTATATCAACAAACTCGCAAAATCCAGCAAGGAATTCAAAAAATACCCTTCTCAACTACGCGATTACATGGATAAGATTTTAAAAATCGTCTCGATCTTGCTGGTGCCAGTTGCCATTCTGCTCTATGTCAGAGGTTTTAGTCTAGGACGGTCTTATGTTGAAATTGTTTTAGGAAGTTCAGGTGCCTTGGTCGGCATGATTCCAGAGGGTTTGATTCTCTTGGTTAGTGTGTCCCTAGCAGTAGCAGCCATGAAGCTGGCTAAAAAGAAGGTTCTGGTACAGGAGCTATACTGTGTAGAGACCTTGGCGCGAGTAGATATTCTTTGTTTTGATAAGACGGGAACTATCACGACGGGGAATATGAAGGTCCAAGAAATGGATGCTAATGTAGCAGAGAAACTATCTTCTTATTTGGCTTATTTCGAAGATGAAAATGCAACTTCCCGAGCTCTGAAGACTTACTTAACCTGTGAGAAAAAGTGGGAAGTTCAAGAAGTCGGTGCCTTTTCAAGTAAAAACAAGTATTCCTTTGTCCAAGTAAAAGACAGTGGGACCTATTTCTTCGGAGCCTATGAATTTCTAGGCTTTACCCAGCCGATGGATGCCTACTATGAGCATCTGAAACAGCAAGGTTTTCGAATCTTAACACTCGCTCATAGCAAGGACCAGATTACTAGTCCAGCTAATATGGAACTACTAGGCCACGTCGTTTTGTCAGATGAGATTAAGGACAATACCAAGGAAACCTTTGACTATTTCGAATCTCAAGGTGTTGAAGTGAAGATTATCAGTGGTGATAATCATGTGGCTGTATATGGGGTGGCTCGTAAGGCAGGTTTTAAGGAAGAAGCGCGGGCTATTGATATGACCAAGGTGAGCGATGATGACTTTGAAAGAGTGGTCTTGGAACACGAAATATTTGGACGTGTGACACCTGAACAGAAGCAAAAGATGGTATCTATTTTGCAAAATGCTGGTAAAACAGTTGCCATGAGTGGTGATGGAGTCAATGATGTTCTGGCTCTCAAGAAAGCAGATATTAGTTTTGCCATGAAGGGGGCTACGAGTGCAGCCAAAAGTGTATCCAATATTGTTTTTCTCACAGATGACTTTGCAGTATTTTATGATATCTTGATGGAAGGACGCCGGGTCATTAACAACATCCAAAAGGTAGCCTCTCTTTTTCTAACAAAGACCTTCTTCTCCATCGTGTTTGCCATTTTGAGTGTGGTATTTGGTTTGGAATTTGCCTTTATCCCCATTCAGTTTACAATCATTTCAGCCATTACGATTGGGATTCCATCCTTCTTCCTGACTTTTGAGTCCAATAAAGAAAAGGTTAGCACTCACTTTATGAGAGATATCCTAACCAACGCGGCGATTGGTGGTGGCGTTCTGGTTGCTAGTGTTCTTTTGACCAATTTCTTTATCACTGTCCCAGGTCAGGTCAAATTTATTTGCTTCCTCCTTGCCCTGATCAATGGTCTGTGTCTAGTTGCCAAGGTCAGCTTGCCTTTTAATCGATACAAGATGCTTTTGCTCACGTTTTTGAGCCTTGCAGCCCTTGTTGGTGTACTTGCCAATACTTTTATCCTACAGGGAGCTTTTGTGCCTTTAGAAGCCAAACAGCTACTCTATGTTGCCATACTAGCAGTGGTGATTGGGTGCTTTCATTATCTTACTAGGAGAAAAAGTTGA
- a CDS encoding pseudouridine synthase, which yields MRLDKFLVACAVGSRTEVKNLLKAGRVMVNGKKEKSAKLQINEERDEIRFDGQVLEYEEFVYYMMNKPQGVISATEDTKHRTVLDLLDDLARTKEVFPVGRLDIDTHGLLLLTNDGQLAHALLSPKRHVDKTYLAQVKGIMTQEDVETFAKGIPLKDFTCQPARLEIISVDTEKNQSLVRVTIAEGKFHQVKRMVAYCGKEVVDLQRLTMGTLALDENLERGEWRRLTKEELEVLLASIA from the coding sequence ATGAGATTAGATAAATTTTTAGTTGCCTGTGCTGTGGGGAGCCGGACAGAGGTCAAAAACTTGCTCAAGGCTGGGCGTGTGATGGTAAATGGCAAGAAAGAAAAGTCAGCTAAATTGCAGATCAATGAAGAAAGAGATGAGATCCGCTTTGATGGCCAAGTGCTAGAGTATGAAGAGTTTGTTTACTACATGATGAACAAGCCCCAAGGAGTCATTTCAGCGACTGAGGATACCAAGCATAGAACGGTTCTAGACTTGTTGGATGATTTAGCTCGGACCAAGGAAGTTTTTCCAGTCGGGCGCTTGGATATCGATACGCATGGTCTTCTGCTCTTGACCAATGATGGCCAGCTTGCCCATGCTTTGCTTTCGCCCAAGCGACATGTGGATAAGACTTATCTAGCTCAAGTCAAAGGTATCATGACCCAAGAAGACGTGGAGACATTTGCCAAGGGCATTCCGCTCAAGGATTTTACCTGCCAGCCTGCTAGACTGGAGATTATATCGGTAGATACAGAAAAGAATCAAAGTCTGGTTCGTGTGACCATTGCAGAAGGGAAATTCCACCAGGTCAAACGGATGGTAGCCTACTGTGGTAAGGAAGTGGTGGACCTACAACGTTTGACGATGGGAACTTTAGCCTTGGACGAGAACTTAGAACGAGGAGAATGGCGTCGCCTGACCAAGGAGGAGTTAGAGGTTCTCCTTGCGAGTATTGCTTAA
- the pepC gene encoding C1 family peptidase, giving the protein MNSIQESFTDKLFANYEANVKYQAIENAASHNGIFAALERRQSHVDNAPVFSLDLTKDKVTNQKASGRCWMFAALNTFRHKLISQYKLENFELSQAHTFFWDKYEKSNWFLEQVIATADQELTSRKVSFLLQTPQQDGGQWDMVVALFEKYGVVPKSVYPESVSSSNSRELNAILNKLLRQDAQILRDLLASGADQATVQAKKEDLLQEIFNFLAMSLGLPPRKFDFAYRDKDDNYQSEKGITPQEFYKKYVNLPLEDYVSVINAPTADKPYGKSYTVEMLGNVVGSRAVRYINVPMERLKELAIAQMQTGETVWFGSDVGQLSNRKAGILATDVYDFESSMDIQLTQDKAGRLDYSESLMTHAMVLTGVDLDENGKSTKWKVENSWGDKVGADGYFVASDAWMDEYTYQIVVRKELLTAEEQAAYEAEPIVLAPWDPMGALAE; this is encoded by the coding sequence ATGAACTCGATTCAAGAATCATTTACAGATAAACTATTTGCCAACTATGAAGCAAATGTCAAATACCAAGCAATTGAAAATGCTGCCAGCCACAATGGAATTTTTGCAGCTCTAGAACGTCGCCAAAGTCATGTAGACAATGCACCTGTTTTCTCATTGGATTTGACCAAGGACAAGGTTACTAACCAGAAAGCGTCTGGTCGTTGCTGGATGTTTGCAGCTCTCAACACCTTCCGTCACAAACTCATTTCTCAATATAAATTGGAAAACTTTGAATTGTCACAAGCCCACACTTTCTTCTGGGACAAGTATGAAAAATCTAACTGGTTCTTGGAGCAAGTCATTGCGACTGCAGATCAAGAATTGACGAGCCGTAAGGTTAGCTTCCTACTCCAAACTCCACAACAAGACGGTGGACAGTGGGATATGGTCGTGGCCCTCTTTGAAAAATATGGTGTCGTTCCTAAGTCAGTTTACCCTGAGTCTGTTTCATCTAGTAATAGCCGTGAGCTCAATGCAATTCTTAACAAATTGCTTCGCCAAGATGCCCAAATCTTGCGTGACTTGCTCGCTTCTGGTGCTGACCAAGCGACTGTTCAAGCTAAGAAAGAAGACCTCTTGCAAGAAATCTTTAACTTCCTTGCTATGTCACTAGGTCTTCCACCGCGTAAATTTGACTTTGCTTATCGCGATAAGGATGATAACTACCAAAGCGAAAAGGGTATCACGCCACAAGAGTTTTACAAGAAATATGTCAATCTTCCTCTAGAAGACTACGTTTCTGTTATCAATGCTCCAACTGCTGACAAGCCTTACGGTAAATCTTACACAGTTGAGATGTTGGGAAATGTGGTTGGTAGCCGTGCAGTTCGTTACATCAACGTACCAATGGAGCGCTTAAAAGAATTGGCGATTGCCCAAATGCAAACAGGAGAAACTGTTTGGTTTGGTTCAGATGTCGGCCAGCTCAGCAACCGCAAAGCTGGAATCCTTGCGACTGATGTTTATGACTTTGAATCAAGCATGGATATTCAACTGACTCAAGACAAGGCTGGACGTTTGGACTACAGCGAAAGTTTGATGACCCACGCCATGGTCTTGACAGGTGTGGACTTGGACGAAAATGGCAAGTCAACCAAGTGGAAAGTTGAAAACTCATGGGGAGACAAGGTCGGTGCAGATGGTTACTTTGTCGCCTCAGACGCTTGGATGGACGAATACACTTACCAAATCGTTGTCCGTAAAGAATTGCTGACAGCAGAAGAACAAGCTGCCTATGAAGCAGAACCAATCGTACTTGCACCATGGGATCCAATGGGAGCCTTGGCAGAATAA
- a CDS encoding PolC-type DNA polymerase III, with amino-acid sequence MSSKFEILMNQLGISDQLKQNPALVDASIERVVVHKISKVWEFHFVFSNILPIEIFLELKKGLSEEFSKTGNKAVFEIKALSQEFSNQLLQAYYREAFSEGPCASQGFKSLYQNLRVRAEGNQLFIEGSEAIDKEHFKKNHLPNLAKQLEKFGFPTFNCQVEKNDVLTQEQEEAFHAENEQIVQAANEEALRAMEQLEQMAPPPAEDKPAFDFQAKKAAAKPKLDKAEITPMIEVTTEENRLVFEGVVFDVEQKVTRTGRVLINFKMTDYTSSFSMQKWVKNEEAAQKFDLIKKNSWLRVRGNVEMNNFTRDLTMNVQDVQEVVHHERKDLMPEGERRVEFHAHTNMSTMDALPEVEEIIATAAKWGHKAVAITDHGNVQSFPHGYKAAKKAGIQLIYGMEANIVEDRVPIVYNEVEMDLSEATYVVFDVETTGLSAIYNDLIQVAASKMYKGNVIAEFDEFINPGHPLSAFTTELTGITDDHVKNAKPLEQVLQEFQEFCQDTVLVAHNATFDVGFMNANYERHGLPKISQPVIDTLEFARNLYPEYKRHGLGPLTKRFGVALEHHHMANYDAEATGRLLFIFIKDVAEKHGVTDLARLNIDLISPDSYKKARIKHATIYVKNQVGLKNIFKLVSLSNTKYFEGVPRIPRTVLDAHREGLILGSACSEGEVFDAVVSQGVDAAVEVAKYYDFIEVMPPAIYAPLIAKEQVKDMEELQTIIKSLIEVGDRLGKPVLATGNVHYIEPEEEIYREIIVRSLGQGAMINRTIGHGEHAQPAPLPKVHFRTTNEMLDEFAFLGEDLARKLVIENTNALAETFEPVEVVKSDLYTPFIDKAEETVAELTYKKAFEIYGNPLPDIVDLRIEKELTSILGNGFAVIYLASQMLVQRSNERGYLVGSRGSVGSSFVATMIGITEVNPLSPHYVCSQCQYSEFITDGSYGSGFDMPDKDCPKCGHKLSKNGQDIPFETFLGFDGDKVPDIDLNFSGEDQPSAHLDVRDIFGEEYAFRAGTVGTVAAKTAYGFVKGYERDYGKFYRDAEVERLAQGAAGVKRTTGQHPGGIVVIPNYMDVYDFTPVQYPADDVTAEWQTTHFNFHDIDENVLKLDVLGHDDPTMIRKLQDLSGIDPNEIPMDDEGVMALFSGTGVLGVTPEQIGTPTGMLGIPEFGTNFVRGMVDETHPTTFAELLQLSGLSHGTDVWLGNAQDLIKQGIADLSTVIGCRDDIMVYLMHAGLEPKMAFTIMERVRKGLWLKISEEERNGYIEAMKANKVPEWYIESCGKIKYMFPKAHAAAYVMMALRVAYFKVHHPIYYYCAYFSIRAKAFDIKTMGAGLDAIKRRMEEISEKRKNNEASNVEIDLYTTLEIVNEMWERGFKFGKLALYRSQATEFLIDGDTLIPPFVAMDGLGENVAKQLVRAREEGEFLSKTELRKRGGLSSTLVEKMDEMGILGNMPEDNQLSLFDEFF; translated from the coding sequence ATGTCAAGTAAGTTTGAAATCTTAATGAATCAACTAGGAATCTCTGACCAACTGAAACAGAATCCTGCTCTCGTTGATGCAAGCATTGAGCGAGTTGTGGTTCATAAAATTAGTAAGGTATGGGAGTTTCATTTCGTATTTTCTAATATATTACCGATTGAAATCTTTTTAGAATTAAAGAAAGGTTTGAGTGAGGAATTTTCTAAGACAGGCAATAAAGCTGTTTTCGAAATCAAGGCTCTGTCTCAAGAATTTTCAAATCAACTCTTGCAAGCATATTATAGAGAAGCTTTTTCTGAGGGGCCGTGTGCTAGTCAAGGCTTTAAATCTCTTTATCAAAATCTGCGAGTTCGTGCTGAAGGTAATCAACTGTTTATTGAAGGTTCAGAGGCGATTGATAAGGAACATTTTAAGAAGAATCATCTTCCTAATTTAGCTAAACAACTTGAAAAATTTGGATTTCCAACTTTCAACTGTCAAGTAGAGAAGAATGATGTGCTGACTCAAGAGCAGGAAGAAGCCTTTCATGCTGAAAATGAGCAAATTGTTCAAGCTGCCAATGAGGAAGCGCTCCGTGCTATGGAGCAACTGGAACAGATGGCGCCACCTCCAGCAGAAGACAAACCAGCCTTTGATTTTCAGGCCAAAAAAGCTGCGGCTAAACCGAAGTTGGACAAGGCGGAGATTACTCCTATGATTGAAGTGACGACTGAGGAAAATCGTCTGGTCTTTGAAGGGGTTGTTTTTGATGTAGAGCAAAAAGTGACTAGAACAGGTCGTGTTTTAATCAACTTTAAAATGACGGACTACACTTCAAGTTTTTCGATGCAAAAGTGGGTTAAAAATGAGGAAGCGGCTCAGAAATTTGACCTCATCAAGAAGAATTCTTGGCTCCGAGTGCGTGGGAATGTGGAGATGAATAACTTCACACGTGATTTGACTATGAACGTGCAGGATGTGCAGGAAGTTGTGCATCATGAAAGAAAGGATCTCATGCCAGAAGGTGAGCGTCGGGTTGAGTTTCATGCTCATACTAACATGTCAACCATGGATGCTCTGCCAGAGGTTGAAGAAATCATTGCGACAGCTGCTAAGTGGGGACACAAGGCTGTTGCCATCACGGACCACGGGAATGTCCAGTCCTTCCCACACGGATATAAGGCGGCTAAAAAAGCTGGAATTCAGCTAATCTATGGAATGGAAGCCAATATCGTGGAGGACCGGGTTCCTATCGTCTACAACGAAGTGGAGATGGACTTGTCAGAAGCAACCTATGTGGTCTTTGACGTGGAAACGACGGGGCTTTCAGCTATCTATAATGATTTGATTCAGGTTGCAGCCTCTAAGATGTACAAGGGGAATGTCATTGCCGAATTTGATGAATTTATCAATCCTGGACATCCTTTGTCAGCTTTTACCACGGAGTTGACTGGTATTACAGATGATCATGTCAAAAATGCCAAGCCACTGGAACAAGTTTTGCAAGAATTCCAAGAATTTTGCCAGGATACTGTCCTAGTCGCCCACAATGCGACCTTTGACGTTGGCTTTATGAATGCCAACTATGAGCGTCATGGTCTTCCTAAAATTAGCCAGCCAGTTATTGATACGCTGGAGTTTGCTAGAAACCTCTATCCTGAGTATAAACGTCATGGTTTGGGACCTTTGACCAAGCGTTTTGGTGTTGCCTTGGAACATCACCACATGGCCAACTACGATGCGGAAGCTACTGGTCGTTTGCTCTTTATCTTTATCAAGGATGTAGCAGAAAAACATGGTGTGACTGATCTGGCTAGACTGAATATTGATTTGATTAGTCCAGACTCTTATAAAAAAGCTCGGATCAAGCATGCGACCATCTATGTCAAGAATCAAGTAGGTCTAAAAAACATCTTTAAGCTGGTTTCGTTGTCCAATACCAAGTACTTTGAAGGGGTGCCACGGATTCCGAGAACGGTTCTAGATGCTCATCGGGAAGGTTTGATTTTGGGCTCAGCCTGTTCAGAAGGTGAAGTTTTTGATGCAGTCGTTTCCCAAGGTGTGGATGCGGCGGTTGAGGTGGCCAAGTATTATGACTTTATCGAGGTCATGCCACCAGCTATCTATGCTCCCTTGATTGCTAAGGAGCAGGTCAAGGATATGGAGGAACTCCAGACCATTATCAAAAGTTTGATAGAAGTGGGAGACCGTCTTGGCAAGCCCGTCTTGGCTACGGGAAATGTTCACTATATTGAACCGGAAGAAGAGATTTACCGTGAAATTATCGTCCGTAGTTTGGGACAGGGGGCTATGATTAACCGAACCATTGGTCACGGTGAACATGCTCAACCAGCTCCTCTTCCAAAGGTTCATTTTCGAACAACCAATGAGATGTTGGATGAATTTGCCTTCTTGGGTGAGGATCTAGCACGCAAATTGGTTATTGAAAACACTAATGCCTTGGCAGAAACCTTTGAGCCTGTTGAGGTGGTTAAGAGTGACTTGTACACGCCTTTCATTGACAAGGCGGAAGAAACGGTTGCTGAGTTGACCTATAAGAAGGCCTTTGAGATTTATGGAAATCCGCTGCCAGATATTGTTGATTTGCGGATTGAAAAAGAATTAACATCCATACTGGGAAATGGATTTGCCGTGATTTATCTGGCATCGCAGATGCTGGTGCAACGTTCCAATGAACGGGGCTACTTGGTTGGTTCTCGTGGGTCTGTTGGGTCCAGTTTTGTTGCGACCATGATTGGGATTACGGAGGTTAATCCTCTCTCTCCTCATTATGTTTGTAGTCAGTGTCAGTATAGTGAATTTATCACAGATGGTTCTTATGGTTCAGGATTTGATATGCCCGATAAGGATTGTCCAAAGTGTGGCCACAAACTCAGTAAAAATGGGCAGGATATTCCGTTCGAGACCTTCCTTGGTTTTGATGGGGACAAGGTTCCCGATATTGACTTGAACTTTTCGGGAGAAGACCAGCCTAGCGCTCACTTGGATGTGCGTGATATCTTTGGTGAAGAATATGCCTTCCGTGCAGGAACGGTTGGTACGGTGGCTGCCAAGACTGCCTATGGATTTGTAAAGGGCTATGAGAGAGATTATGGCAAGTTCTATCGTGATGCAGAGGTGGAACGCCTCGCTCAAGGTGCGGCTGGTGTCAAGCGGACTACAGGACAACACCCAGGGGGAATCGTTGTTATTCCTAACTACATGGATGTCTATGATTTTACGCCTGTCCAGTATCCAGCAGATGACGTGACGGCTGAATGGCAGACCACTCACTTTAACTTCCATGATATCGATGAGAACGTCCTCAAACTTGATGTACTGGGACATGATGATCCGACCATGATTCGGAAACTCCAGGACTTGTCTGGGATTGATCCTAATGAAATTCCTATGGATGACGAAGGCGTTATGGCCCTCTTTTCAGGGACCGGTGTGCTAGGGGTAACACCTGAGCAAATCGGAACGCCGACGGGTATGCTGGGAATTCCAGAATTTGGAACCAACTTCGTACGTGGAATGGTAGACGAGACGCATCCGACGACTTTTGCGGAATTGCTTCAGCTGTCTGGACTGTCCCACGGTACTGACGTTTGGTTGGGGAATGCACAAGATTTGATTAAACAAGGGATTGCGGATCTATCAACTGTTATCGGTTGTCGAGACGACATCATGGTTTACCTCATGCATGCTGGTCTTGAACCTAAGATGGCCTTTACCATCATGGAACGGGTGCGTAAAGGCTTGTGGTTGAAGATTTCCGAGGAGGAGCGAAATGGCTACATCGAAGCCATGAAGGCCAATAAGGTACCAGAGTGGTATATAGAGTCCTGCGGGAAAATTAAGTACATGTTCCCTAAAGCCCATGCGGCAGCCTACGTTATGATGGCCCTTCGCGTAGCCTACTTCAAGGTTCACCATCCCATTTATTATTACTGTGCTTACTTCTCAATCCGCGCTAAGGCTTTTGATATCAAGACTATGGGTGCAGGCTTGGATGCTATCAAGCGCAGAATGGAAGAAATCTCTGAAAAACGGAAGAACAATGAAGCTTCTAATGTGGAAATTGACCTCTATACCACTCTTGAGATTGTCAATGAAATGTGGGAACGCGGTTTCAAATTTGGCAAACTCGCTCTCTACCGTAGTCAGGCAACAGAGTTTCTCATTGATGGGGATACCCTCATTCCGCCATTTGTAGCAATGGATGGTTTGGGAGAGAACGTTGCTAAGCAGTTAGTGCGTGCGCGTGAAGAGGGAGAATTCCTCTCTAAAACAGAACTGCGCAAGCGCGGTGGGCTTTCATCGACCTTGGTTGAGAAGATGGATGAAATGGGGATTCTCGGCAATATGCCAGAGGATAACCAGTTGAGTTTGTTTGATGAGTTTTTCTAA